The following are encoded together in the Salvelinus fontinalis isolate EN_2023a chromosome 38, ASM2944872v1, whole genome shotgun sequence genome:
- the LOC129837921 gene encoding neurexophilin-1-like, with translation MKSEGLPRGMKSTCWCLVLLSLISMVTSAHSSASGSSDVLKSERPKSRAKDLWTTDTSKDLSISRLLSQSFYDKNLSGLDLNYDKLEPYSKQELWDWLHNTSSLHDPRSRSKRRPIVKTGKFKKMFGWGDFHSNIKTVKLNLLITGKIVDHGNGTFSVYFRHNATGQGNVSVGLVPPTKAVEFQLQQSTVLKPKDTKLFNCRVEYEKVEKGTRKSLCSHDPSQSCPQEQTQSHVSWLCSKPFKVICIYISFYSTDYKLVQKVCPDYNYHSDTPYLPTG, from the exons ATGAAAAGTGAAGGACTACCAAGAGGAATGAAGTCCACATGTTGGTGCCTTGTTCTCCTGTCACTCATTTCTATG GTTACAAGTGCCCATTCATCTGCTTCTGGAAGTTCAGACGTTCTGAAGTCAGAGAGACCAAAGTCAAGAGCTAAGGACCTCTGGACAACAGACACCAGCAAGGACTTATCCATCAGTCGTCTGCTCTCCCAGAGCTTTTATGACAAGAACCTGTCTGGCCTGGATCTGAACTATGACAAGTTGGAACCGTACTCTAAACAGGAGCTCTGGGACTGGCTCCACAACACCTCTAGCCTTCATGACCCCCGCTCCCGATCCAAGAGGAGACCCATCGTCAAGACAGGAAAGTTCAAGAAGATGTTCGGCTGGGGCGACTTCCACTCCAACATCAAGACAGTGAAGCTCAACCTGCTGATCACCGGGAAGATCGTAGACCACGGCAACGGCACGTTCAGCGTCTACTTCCGCCACAACGCTACGGGCCAGGGCAACGTGTCGGTGGGGCTGGTGCCGCCCACCAAGGCCGTGGAGTTCCAGCTGCAGCAGTCGACGGTCCTCAAGCCCAAAGACACCAAGCTGTTCAACTGCAGGGTGGAGTACGAGAAGGTGGAGAAGGGCACCAGGAAGTCGCTGTGTTCCCACGACCCCTCGCAGAGCTGCCCTCAGGAGCAGACCCAGAGCCATGTGTCCTGGCTGTGCTCCAAGCCCTTCAAAGTCATCTGCATCTACATCTCCTTCTACAGCACCGACTACAAGCTGGTGCAGAAAGTGTGTCCGGATTACAACTACCACAGCGATACTCCCTACCTCCCCACCGGGTGA